A genomic window from Salvelinus alpinus chromosome 10, SLU_Salpinus.1, whole genome shotgun sequence includes:
- the LOC139532973 gene encoding sperm acrosomal protein FSA-ACR.1-like has translation MLVERFTGVEVFVERFTGVEVLVERFTGVLVERFTGVEVLVERFTGVEVLVERFTGVLVERFTGVEVLVERFTGVEVLVERCTGVEVLVERFTGVEVFVERFTGVEVLVERFTGVEVLVERFTGVEVLVERFTGVLVERFTGVEVLVERFTGVEVLVERFTGVEVLVERFTGVEVLVERFTGVEVLVERFTGVEVLVERFTGVEVLVERFTGVLVERFTGVEVLVERFTGVEVLVERFTGMEV, from the coding sequence ATGTTAGTGGAGAGGTTTACTGGTGTGGAGGTGTTCGTGGAGAGGTTTACTGGTGTGGAGGTGTTAGTGGAGAGGTTTACTGGTGTGTTAGTGGAGAGGTTTACTGGCGTGGAGGTGTTAGTGGAGAGGTTTACTGGTGTGGAGGTGTTAGTGGAGAGGTTTACTGGTGTGTTAGTGGAGAGGTTTACTGGTGTGGAGGTGTTAGTGGAGAGGTTTACTGGTGTGGAGGTGTTAGTGGAGAGGTGTACTGGTGTGGAGGTGTTAGTGGAGAGGTTTACTGGTGTGGAGGTGTTTGTGGAGAGGTTTACTGGTGTGGAGGTGTTAGTGGAGAGGTTTACTGGCGTGGAGGTGTTAGTGGAGAGGTTTACTGGTGTGGAGGTGTTAGTGGAGAGGTTTACTGGTGTGTTAGTGGAGAGGTTTACTGGTGTGGAGGTGTTAGTGGAGAGGTTTACTGGTGTGGAGGTGTTAGTGGAGAGGTTTACTGGTGTGGAGGTGTTAGTGGAGAGGTTTACTGGTGTGGAGGTGTTAGTGGAGAGGTTTACTGGTGTGGAGGTGTTAGTGGAGAGGTTTACTGGTGTGGAGGTGTTAGTGGAGAGGTTTACTGGTGTGGAGGTGTTAGTGGAGAGGTTTACTGGTGTGTTAGTGGAGAGGTTTACTGGTGTGGAGGTGTTAGTGGAGAGGTTTACTGGTGTGGAGGTGTTAGTGGAGAGGTTTACTGGTATGGAGGTGTGA